Within Aphelocoma coerulescens isolate FSJ_1873_10779 chromosome 18, UR_Acoe_1.0, whole genome shotgun sequence, the genomic segment TTATGTTTGGCGGAAATTTTGAAGTAGTTTGCAAGTGTTTTAGGGGGCAAGCTTTGTTGTAATCCTACTCCTCTTGGTGACAGTGGCGGTTTTCTTGGAGAAATAACTTTCTTTGGAGAATACATTTTTTCTGCAAGATAAATTTAATATTTAACTTCATCTGGAGATACAATGTCAAACTGatatttctcaaaaaaatttCAAGTAAAACTCATTTATTATCTAGTAAATGACAGGTTTACTGATACAGTTTACAGCTGATTTCtgcttaatttccttttctcttgttATTGGAAAAGCTTTCTGTTCAACTTTCTATTCAAGTGCCACAGCACTTACTCCACCACTGCAGAAATAATGTAATCAAGAGTTAGTATTTTAATAAAGTCATTATTTAATTTGGTTTGTAGTTGTGTTAACCAACAGAGCATTTCTTACCATTATGGCCAGATAAGGTAAATCTgctaactttttaaaaacaactgaTGTCTAAAATTTGTTTGGGGAATTCAGTCTTTAACTACCTCCTCCCCTCCATAAAACCCACCCCATAAttcaaagcaaacaaagaacCCCAGATAAGAACCGTGAGACTTACTTGGTGACTTGGTGCTACAACTGTTAAAAAAGCAAGGCTTGTGTGCATTAACACCTTTTTTGTCCACTTGATGAGACTGAGTAGCTTCTTTCAGCTGGGACAGTATCTGTCTCCCAGTACGCTGGCAAGAGGCATTGACTTCAAATATCTGCAGTGGTatttaatttacaaaaaaaaaaaaaattaaagtgtaAACATCTTATATTACAAATGCTTTTGTATCATTAGttataaataagaaaaatgcaCTGAGGAAACAACTCCACAAACCTTAAACCCAAGCTCCTGAGCACAAGCATACACCGCAGCAGTCTTCCCCACTCCTGGTGGGCCAGTTATCAGAACTGTATTGCAAAGGGTTATCTCTTCCTCAGTATCAGATTTACTATCTTTAAAGTCAAGGCTGCTTAAAGAATCTGTagaattattaaaaagaaaagaaaggattactgttatttttttgcCTACGTTTAACAAAAGAGAAGCTGTATTAATTCTATCAGTACCTTCTTGCTCTTtgtcctccttttcccttttctgatttcgtttttcttccaaatcagctctctttttccattcttttaacCAACtataaaggaaggaaggaaagaaacaaggaTATATAAAAGGAAGGAACGAAACAAGAATAAAAACTGCTGGTGAATTGAGTAAACCAGATTAAGATGAAACAGAATATAAAACTAGTGGACATCAGCCACTTGTTATCCCACAGAAACCTATCAAGTCCTttcagataaaagcaaaaaaatgttCAGGATTTGATTATTTCGtagaaaatgtttcctttttcattctCCATTCTATTAGCTGATTGGTATAAAAACAAGTCATTTGGTGAACTACTTAATCCCTCATAATTTAGTGTTGTTTTGTCAGATGGATCTTTAAATTCTATGTAAGAGCCACACCAGTAACTTAAGCCCACACAGAAAATTTAACTGAAAGCACAATGTATTAGGTGGATTTCAGTGCTAAATTCCTGTCAAAAGCAGAGGCAGTACAGCAAGGTCAGACTAGGATGCTTGTAGGGAAGTACAGACAAGTACTACTCTCTCAGTACTTGAGCATTATCAAGTAACATGAGGTTTTGAGTTATTTTAAGAATGGATCCATGTTCCCACTTCTGACCTGTGTAGCCTTTCAATCTCTTTCTTGTTCCCTACAAGTTCACTGGAATCTTGAGGCTGATATTTTTCTGTCCAGAGCATGTCTTCCTTTTCCACACCTACAGAAAAAATATCCATTTTTAAATAGTTCTTCATGCAAAAGAATCGATCAAGTCTAGCAAAGTACTAGGACTAGATACGATTTTAGCATCACAGTGGAAAGCTGACATACATCACACATACACTTCCCCAGTGCAAAGATTAAAATGAGACAGGAAATGCAGTTACCTGAAGGTACACTTGGATCTGATAAACACTCAGTGTCTTCTGTCACACCATCTGGTTTCTGggtcttatttttttccaaatgtgtggcttgtcctgtccctgcttttttttctccagatatGGGAGGAATAAGGTTCCTGGGAACTCTTGATTTCATTTCTGTCTCTGTACCTTCaagttgttttcttctttttgattTGCGGTCTtctgtttccttccttttcctcttcgtTTCCTTCCAATTGTCAGGTTGTTTCTGAATTACATCAAGATTTGCAGTGCCATCTCTGCTTTCTAAGAAAAGAAATTGCatccttttaaaatttcaggCTATGTCCCTTACTACTATACATTTGTTTAAGCCATATTTGAAGAATTTGGTCAAAATAACCTAAAATGTGAGGATCAATTTATTTCCAGCAACAGTATTCCTTCAGtagtgtattttttaaaattccccaTTGTTTTTTAATGCCAGTGAGAGTGAgagtgttttttttccctacataGATTCCTAACCTTGTGCACTGTTTTCCAAAGCCAAGCGTTCCGTTTGCTTTTTCAGGAACCTGTAGTAGTATTTTCTCACTGGAAATTGAGAATTAGAAGACACAATCTCGTCTAGCAAATCTTTCTTGAATACATCAGGAAAAGCTGGTCGGTGGCCTGAAAGCTGgaatacacacacagagaattACTCAAAAACTTTACACAGAATGCTTTCCATAATTTAAACTGGCAGTGTCTTGTTAAATTCAGAGATTAACAGAAACTGTTAAGAACTGATGAGAACTGTCTGATGTTAAGATGCAAAATGGGTAACTCACAcacaaggaaattttaaaaaaattaaacaaattacAGGACTGAAACAGATTCAAACtacagggttttttaaaaatgtaactcCAAACAAATATCAAAACAACTTGAATTTTAAAGTACTAACCACAGGTGCAGAACAACTTCCAGTTCGTTTTGAATTCACAGTGGAAAATTCACCAAGTGAGAGTGTGATTTTTGTGATGTTGGTGACTTCAGTACTCAGTTCCCTCAGCTTAGTTAATACAGGGCATGATGGTGATTGCAGTTTCCACATTGGAGAACCTACAAAAGAACCcccaccaaaaacaaaacaagagttAGCTTCTATTCTAGGGAAAAGAAATAGGCTGGTCTTCTCTCTTTTTGCCTtgacagaagaaaatgttttctgccCGAATCAGTCCAATACAATCTTTATTCTCCAAATTGGAACTTAACAGATCAACTTCTTTTTACTAAATATTAAGAATTTTGCATCCTTACCCGTGTATGTATAGACTACTTTAGCATCAATTTAATTTGTACATTTTGTATTCAAAAACATCTCacttgaaccttctaagttttgttttcttaccGAGACACAAAACAAGAGGAAACTCCCACCTATTCCAGTCTTAAGCTGttcaagttttttcttttttgcacaAATTCCTCAAATTATTACATACAtttaaacaaaacccaaaagcatAAAAAAGGCTTACAGTCATCCTTCTGCTGTACATGGACAACAGTCTTAAAACAGGAACTTGCAAGAGAGTATGCTTCCATTGTTGCTGCTTTCTTTGCAATCTGCCTTTTCAGTGATTCTGGCAATCCACTCATCAGGAATTCACGTTTTGCTCTGAACTGATCATCATCTTGAGAATTTTCAGATGCATCATGGCTTtaatgaaaatagaaaaaaaaaaaaaagaaagaattattaGAACTTCCAGCTATGCAAGGCTGAATTTAATCACATTCTCTTCCACCTGAGTTAAAAATAGTCTGTTAGAACtgctaaaatttattttaatgtaattaGTTTGAATTTAATTCTCAGTTTTGTGTTAAAAATTTTAatctaaaaaaattatctttggtTTCGTATTTTTATATGCAATTAGATTCCTTTTTTAGTCCATCATCAACTACATTTCCACACATGTAATATGGCTCTAAAATGGTTGAGGAACTCTCCAAAACACCCCTAAAATTTTGCAAGCAGATTAAAATACTAATCAGTATAAAAGTCATGAATATTTATAGCACATCAGTAAGTGTATTTAAATCTGTCAAATGAGAGAATGGTAAAGTAACCTTGaaatgtattttgatttttaagtaACTGCACACTTGACAACATACCTGCTTTCATCAAAGATCATGACTGGTTCACCTGCAGAGTTTTGAGCATTTTTGCCTAGGAAGGAAGGTGGATATCTCAGTTTCCctttaaaaaggtaaaaaaaaaaaaattagattagCACTGATACAAGATTCTAACCTTGCTTCTGTGTTCACCACCTGTATGTTCCATTTAACATCAGGGAATCTCCTTTTCTTAAGGGAAAGTTGAGTATTTTAACAAAATTCATTATAGCTTTATTTCTAATTATTTCCTTAGTATGGATGTTATTTtctaaaattaggaaaaaaaaggagagacaaCAAAACATGGTATACTAGACAGTTTTTCAAACAAATAGTTTTCCCTGaatgaagaaaaatcaaaacaacacaTGTAAATAACCTCTGCACTATTAATCCAGGTAAATCAGAAGAAAAGATGAACGTACTGCAAAAAGGCAGCTTTATAAAATAAAGTTACAATCATCAATAGTATTAAATGTTtctataataaaaaataaacacattcagTAAAACCCAATTACCGCTAGAATTCTTCGCAACCTTCAAGTTTTTAGACTTCTTCCCCAAAACATCATTTAAGCTCCgaagtttcttttccttcacaCTCTGCTCTGTAGTAGTGACACTATTCACGCTTGAATCTAGAATTATTACTGATTCCTAGAAGGAAAGCAAAccaaataagaaaagaaacacaacTTTTCCTCCTTTATTAACAATACATTGCAGATATCTACCTTAGTTTGCAAACATTTCATGTAAAGAATCAAGTAGAAATCATTTGTGTAGCTTAAATCAATCACAAATATATCAAAatattccccctccccccagtaTAGCCTTACATCTCtttcttctaattttttcttctcagcaaGAGCTCGCTGCCGAGACGAGCGCCTCACAGGAGCTGAGTCTTCATTCACTTTTGATCTGTTATGCTGTATAGCCTTTGCTTTTTCAATCAGCTGCTTTGCTTTGGATATGTTTTTAGAAGTGGAATTTATCTGttaacaaaaaacaaaagaactGAAATACCAATTAATAGTGCTATCTTCCCTAAGTACTTTGCATATAAACataatttttcactttcatgTAAGTATGTAATCGTTGCAAAATTTCATTGgtatcaaaaagaaaattaaataattgaAAGGAGAAGCAAACCAAGATGATATCAACAGTTTTCAAAAGGGAGTGAGAGCCCTGCAAGCAGATCCTCAATTTGTCCATGGAACAAATAAAATATGGGCGGTGACATTCTtaagccccagctgctctgctgtgcccaAACACTATCACAAATCACtggatcatttaggttggaaaagacctctgagatcatcaagtccaaactCTGACGAATCACCATCTTGTCAAGTAAACTATGGCACAAAGTGCCACGTCCAGTGGTTTCTACATCCCATCCTGAGAACGTGCAGCACAGGAGCATGctattttatgggatttttctgTTATGAAAGGTGGATTTTTACTAATAAAACGTTTTAAAATCTAAAGTAGAAGAAACTATCGCAAATTCTATCATAAATCAGAGTAATATTCCCTTTCCACTGAGCAGCTGGGAACTGTCATACTGTATTACATTAGACTATTACATAATACTGAATAGACCACAATTATACCCATTTAGGAAATGACAAAAGACTGACACCAGTGGTTACATAAATTACCTTTGTGTTTTTGGAGCGAGACTCTTCATTTCTCATTGCTTCAACTTTATTTGATTTTGTAGCTGCTTTGATACGTGTAAACCTCATTCTAATTAGGGAAAAAAGTATTATGAAATTAGTACTGTTTAATAAAAGGAAATGTTACTCTCAATATCATTTTCAAAAGCCTCTAAAAATACAGTGCTGTAAACAGAAGCAAGCCCCTAACTGGTGGTTGAggtctttttgttgtttggttgcttggttgggggttttttggatgtCTTTAGTGCAAACATTTATAGTCAGCTTTGGTTCTTCTCTATTTTTACCCACCATGATCAGTATCCATGCGACTTTGGTATACAATCAATTTATAATTATgtcttattttcaaaatatttgcatACAATTAATGGGCAAAATGGTAGAATATACTCTAAAACGTTTACCTTATTGGGCTGTTTCCATCAAAGGGCACAATAATCACCTCAGCTCTGTACATGTTGCTTTTCTTGCAGGATTGCCTGCGTGCTTTTGGGGTGGAAGTCTCTAATGGGCAGCCACCTAATTCATCTGCAGAACAGGCACTTTTAGCCCTGGGCTTTTTAGGTGTAACATCTgctgatgttttggttttctgctgCCTTAAGCTCCTCCTTAACTCACTCACTTTTGGACTTGATGGAATTATTACATCTAAGATGTTTTCCACAGTAATAACCCTAGCACCTGAATCCTCTTCTCCATTATAATTGCTAGTGTTTGAGACATCAGTTTCCTTAGTTTCTGAAGCCTTCTTCCgtctgtttccttttttctgaacCTTCCTAGGTCTTCTGGGTTTAGTTCTATTGCTTTTAGGTTTAGAATGTGTGTGTTTGTCCACATAATTTTCTCGTATCCCACTTTCCAATCCTTTATTTGAAGGAATGACATCTTCagatccttctttttcttttgaagactTAGCAGCagcttgcttttgttttccaggtGCCTTTTTAACTCCACTTTTTGTTACATCTGCTGCTGGTTGTCTAAAAGCCTTCATAAACTGATGCTTTTCTTCCAGAGTACATTTTGGCTTCAGAGAATCCGATCCTGCAGTCTCCAGTACAGCCAGCTCCAATTCCTCTTCCTCAATAACGACattggattttcttttctgagccACCTGTTCAGTTTGATCAGTGTCCAAGAGGGGTGGgctgctttctttttcccctacACGTCCCTTCTGCTTCAAAAAAATTGAAGCTATTTTCCTAGAGCCTTTTTGTTCCTTATTTAATGGAGGTAATTTGGGGGGAATGGAATGAACTTGTGCAAGGACAGTCACTGTTCTGAATGGCAGCTGTTGAGACTCCTCACACTTTTCTGGGTCACTAATACTATCACTTTTGTCCATTTCATTTGCTGTACCAGAAGTGTCCATTGCTGGCTTTGTGTCTTCTTCAACATTATTTTCTCCCTGACTTCTCAAGAAGTCCTCAAATGACACTGTTATTGTACAATTATTTACCTGGGATGTCCCATCATCCATATCAACCTCAAAACTGGAATCACCAATAGCATCACCACACTCTGCTACTGTATTTGTCTCTTCAGTTTCCTTTTTACACATTTCATTCACCTGTTTTTCTGATGAAGAGCTTTCAAACAAATCAGTATTTACTTTGTGCTTccttttccttgattttcttaCCCTATTTTTTGATCCCTTTGTTTCACAACCAAAggtttctgcattttttctggGGGGGACAGTGTTTGGGAAGTTCTCTCTTTGCACATTATCTTCTGCTGATTCTCTTGCACATTTTTGGTCCACGAGAGCACAAGAAGCAATAAAGTCATTACTGTCTCGTTGCAGTCCTGTAGTTATTCCGCTGTCATCACTACTAATTTCTATTTCATGGTCATTCTCagattcttttgtttcttttagcgtattatttaaattaactttcttcccttttctcttccGCTTTAAAGTTGGCTTGAAAGATGATTTACACTCTTTGTCATCAGCATCCAACAGTGTTTTACTTTCTCCAGCTCCAACTGGGAATGCAGCATTCCCAGTTGCAgatgtctttttaaaataatccaaGATATTGTTGGATTTTGGTGATGACAATGCTTTATCCACTGGTTTTGCTAATGGTGAAAAATATCTTGTGATTGTTTTTACAGAAGCATCTTCCTCTCGCCGCTTCTTGCATGGCTGTAAAAGGTACAACATGAATCttagttttaaaaaaacttaAGATGACTTATATAGTactttttcagaaaacaaaaaattcatGTTAATGTGCTCAGACTGTGCACGCCTCAACTTTATCTCCATGCTTTCAAAGGCCATATAAGCCTGAAATAAAGATTCTGCTGTTTCAAATAAATAGAAATCCTGTTCTGAAACCTTGAGATGGTCAAAACTGAAAGGGACCACAAGATCTTCAGAATAGCTTTGCAGAGATTTCACAATACTGGAAGTCTGAAAGTCTAGTTCAATTCAGATGATCGACCTTGACATGTTCCCCAGAGCATCTGTTGAGCATTTAAGAGGGAATTCCAACATCACTTAAACAGGTCTGATCCTGCTGTAAATATCTGACGTATCTTAGGAAGATACTGTATCTTTAAGAGTACTTAAAGAAAATGAACACAAGAGAACTCTTATCTCGTATAATGATTCAAACCATAAAAGAGCATTTACTTCTACAGCTCCAAGAAAGACTTTGGTTTATAAAGACTTTTATAACTCCTAGTTTACTAGAAGCTGAACTGCTCTGAAATCACACCCTCTGAAGCAGAAAACCCCTCTTCCCAAAGCCCTTCGAAAGCGTTTAATGACAGCCCGGGCCACGGGGCTACGCGGACCGTCAAAAGCGCCCGGGGGCGGGCGGCACCTCACACCTCCCCTGGTTACACCGGACGGGCCGTGTCAGGGGAGAGCGCCAAAGAGGGCGAAC encodes:
- the ATAD5 gene encoding ATPase family AAA domain-containing protein 5, with amino-acid sequence MVGRVTVAAAAASSLLPGNDGDVQPCKKRREEDASVKTITRYFSPLAKPVDKALSSPKSNNILDYFKKTSATGNAAFPVGAGESKTLLDADDKECKSSFKPTLKRKRKGKKVNLNNTLKETKESENDHEIEISSDDSGITTGLQRDSNDFIASCALVDQKCARESAEDNVQRENFPNTVPPRKNAETFGCETKGSKNRVRKSRKRKHKVNTDLFESSSSEKQVNEMCKKETEETNTVAECGDAIGDSSFEVDMDDGTSQVNNCTITVSFEDFLRSQGENNVEEDTKPAMDTSGTANEMDKSDSISDPEKCEESQQLPFRTVTVLAQVHSIPPKLPPLNKEQKGSRKIASIFLKQKGRVGEKESSPPLLDTDQTEQVAQKRKSNVVIEEEELELAVLETAGSDSLKPKCTLEEKHQFMKAFRQPAADVTKSGVKKAPGKQKQAAAKSSKEKEGSEDVIPSNKGLESGIRENYVDKHTHSKPKSNRTKPRRPRKVQKKGNRRKKASETKETDVSNTSNYNGEEDSGARVITVENILDVIIPSSPKVSELRRSLRQQKTKTSADVTPKKPRAKSACSADELGGCPLETSTPKARRQSCKKSNMYRAEVIIVPFDGNSPIRMRFTRIKAATKSNKVEAMRNEESRSKNTKINSTSKNISKAKQLIEKAKAIQHNRSKVNEDSAPVRRSSRQRALAEKKKLEERDESVIILDSSVNSVTTTEQSVKEKKLRSLNDVLGKKSKNLKVAKNSSGKLRYPPSFLGKNAQNSAGEPVMIFDESSHDASENSQDDDQFRAKREFLMSGLPESLKRQIAKKAATMEAYSLASSCFKTVVHVQQKDDCSPMWKLQSPSCPVLTKLRELSTEVTNITKITLSLGEFSTVNSKRTGSCSAPVLSGHRPAFPDVFKKDLLDEIVSSNSQFPVRKYYYRFLKKQTERLALENSAQESRDGTANLDVIQKQPDNWKETKRKRKETEDRKSKRRKQLEGTETEMKSRVPRNLIPPISGEKKAGTGQATHLEKNKTQKPDGVTEDTECLSDPSVPSGVEKEDMLWTEKYQPQDSSELVGNKKEIERLHSWLKEWKKRADLEEKRNQKREKEDKEQEDSLSSLDFKDSKSDTEEEITLCNTVLITGPPGVGKTAAVYACAQELGFKIFEVNASCQRTGRQILSQLKEATQSHQVDKKGVNAHKPCFFNSCSTKSPKKMYSPKKVISPRKPPLSPRGVGLQQSLPPKTLANYFKISAKHKGNNEEATSEEKNRGNTQNSLEVKKDAQIKSINKEEGGEHNRKNATSLILFEEVDIIFDEDAGFLSAIKTFMATAKRPVILTTNDPTFSLMFDGYFEEINFKTPSLINSVSYLQALCLAENLRTDVKDLAALLATNNCDIRQSVLYLQFWVRSGGGCLKKKCLAPCEGEGTRNADNVIDPAKCNDSKADFSQADDAHLQEFPKCDTGCVETLLGLKNILLPSEDLFTFLKHKITTMEELNKLMQLLTEFQMKHVDFVYSNLDLILPLPVQVLSNQSDASKPILERTTIVSSKNRSTKSSCCGKSSPGKRSKKTKKRLEILDDSDLFDTELNYSAEFVTLPSDSPKSCAEMNKKESKLLVHKEQKEVKTSASENRSAVVFPCLNSLTEFVENMSFLDCCVNTNTREPLEFSKNEEFHWTNARIRNGLCDEFSIENTDWWSSQSCSEIKAAIEALSFTKTSVNISQNLESFLSTSKTPESDPLTGLTLPVSNTRNGIAFSQSADSSTHKKAQKRLAVIKTVFSRSPLNLGNKQASTLEYLPTLRSICRSEKLKEQGKTKRRFLHYLEGIHLEIPRQVINGLSLDFP